TGCACAGCAATCTCATAACCAGATTGAATCGTCAAATGCTTGATTGCGCCGCTATTGGCTTGCCATTGTCGAGTATACTGTTGGTTTGCTGGTGGACCGCCCAGCTGCAAAGCATTCACGACCCATACGCCTGCTATAATAAGCAGCAGTACAGGTGCAAGTATGTAAATCCATATCTTTCGCATTTTGACCTCCTGCAGTGTATATGGGTTAGATCATCGTAACATTCTCATTTTGCGAAAGCAAAAGAGCCAAACAAAAAAAACGATCCATGCCTGATATGCAGACATGGATCGTTTGAGTAAAGCAGCGGGTATGAAGCATTCCTGTTCCTGTCTCTGTTTATCAGGAAAGGATCATTTATAGTAGCACAGAATTGATATTAGTAGTTCAGACGTGTGCCGATGTTGTTGAGCATTGCTTCAGTGAATTCACCAGTTGCTACATAGTTTACAGTCGTGATACTCGATTGTGTACTGTGCAGACCGTTGTAAATTTGAATGGAGGCATCATTAGTCAAACCTGCGCTCAGAGCTGGGACAATCGTTTGTTTGGTATCGGCAGTATCACCAGCTTGCGCTTGGCTGATTACGCCGTCTTTGCTGTATACCCAGTCAATATTGCGACCCAGCTGTTGGTAATCAGCAACGGGAGTGATGAAGTTTACGGAAGAGCTATAAGCCGCTACATTTGGAGTGGTACCATCTGTGTTGCTTACATTGCTGTATACGCCAACTGTCAGATCTGGTTTGATGGTTTTGATGTCTGTGCTTACTTCTTTGATGTAATTAGCCAGTTGATCGGATTTCCATTGCGTCCATTGAGCAATTTTGGAGTTGCTGGAGCTTTTCGTGAAATCGATTTTTTTCGGATCAACATTGTTGGTGCTACGGAACTGGTTGATAGTTGTTGTATTCATATCCACACGGTTTGTATCAAAATCCAGACCGCTCAGTACAACGCCATCTACGTTATAGTTGGTAACAACTTCTTTCACGATAGAACGCTCGTAGTTTTGCACATCGGTATCAAACGGATTCACATAGTAGCTGCTACCGTTTTTACCAGTATAAGTGGAGATATTGCCTTTATCGTCAACCGTGCGCATTTGCCAAGAGGAGTTCACGCCGATGGCTGCTTTGTCTTGGAATTGTGGAACCCAAGCTTGTACTTTGATGCCATATTCATGCGCTTTTTCGATCATCGCTGCCAGAGCGTCGAATTCTGTATAACCCTCAGCTTCTGGAGCGATTTTGCTATCGTAGAAGGCATAACCGGAAGAGCCATTCACATCGCTATCCTGTTTCACACTCATATTGATGACAGATACGTGATTGCGTGCTGCTCGTATAACAAATGAGTTCACATCATCAGCATTTTTGAAATTAGCTTCGGTTTGAACAGTAACTTCCGTCGCAAGTGGAGTCGTTGTCGCAACGGCATCCGCAGCATGAACGGTAGACGCTTGCCATGGCATAATAGTCAGAGCCAGTAAAGCGGCAGATAGGGAATAAGCTAGTTTTTTCATAATTAATCTCGGTCCTTTCGTTATGGAAACATGATGTATAAGGGTGCAAAGCCTAAAAAAATATACGTTCTTACTTTTTACAACTGTATCATTATAATATGAATAGATAATGAACGGTAGCGACAGCAGAGCGTGTAACATGAAGCTAACAGAAGCAAAACGGACGAAAGGTTGGATACCTTACATATTTGCTAGCAATCAACTTAATTTTAAAGGATTTTGCACTGTTATATTAGGTATACTATATATTACGTAAGCTAAGCAAAAAAAGTTGCATTTATTTTTAGGATTTTGTGAAAAAAGTGAATTTATTTTGAGAATTGACGTCGTAGAAGCGAAAGACAATCATTGGTTTACAAAAATAGTGGTCCTATCACCGCTTTATTGCGTATAAAAAGAAAAGAGAGGCGGGCGGAATTTTAACTTGCCAACTTTTCGTGGTAAGGTAGAGAAGTCTCTTTGTGTGGA
The DNA window shown above is from Paenibacillus sp. JQZ6Y-1 and carries:
- a CDS encoding family 10 glycosylhydrolase — encoded protein: MKKLAYSLSAALLALTIMPWQASTVHAADAVATTTPLATEVTVQTEANFKNADDVNSFVIRAARNHVSVINMSVKQDSDVNGSSGYAFYDSKIAPEAEGYTEFDALAAMIEKAHEYGIKVQAWVPQFQDKAAIGVNSSWQMRTVDDKGNISTYTGKNGSSYYVNPFDTDVQNYERSIVKEVVTNYNVDGVVLSGLDFDTNRVDMNTTTINQFRSTNNVDPKKIDFTKSSSNSKIAQWTQWKSDQLANYIKEVSTDIKTIKPDLTVGVYSNVSNTDGTTPNVAAYSSSVNFITPVADYQQLGRNIDWVYSKDGVISQAQAGDTADTKQTIVPALSAGLTNDASIQIYNGLHSTQSSITTVNYVATGEFTEAMLNNIGTRLNY